The following proteins are encoded in a genomic region of Aminivibrio pyruvatiphilus:
- a CDS encoding CoA-binding protein: MKKEEILERFVCTPSRVAVVGASPKEDRPVFRVMNYLAGAGFTLFPVNPGYAGTEILGRPCAAGLEFLEGGVDVVALFLSAKQQGNVAADLEKLPSRPVVWFQPGAENEDLAAELERKGYDVVPSDCLMADHMNKCR, encoded by the coding sequence GTGAAAAAAGAAGAAATTCTCGAGAGGTTTGTGTGCACCCCGTCCCGGGTGGCCGTGGTGGGAGCGTCGCCGAAGGAGGACCGCCCGGTGTTCCGGGTGATGAACTATCTTGCCGGGGCCGGCTTCACTCTCTTCCCCGTGAACCCGGGGTATGCCGGAACCGAGATCCTTGGACGCCCCTGTGCCGCCGGGCTCGAATTTCTCGAAGGTGGAGTGGACGTGGTCGCCCTGTTCCTTTCGGCGAAACAGCAGGGGAATGTGGCGGCAGATCTGGAGAAGCTGCCCTCACGGCCCGTGGTCTGGTTCCAGCCGGGTGCGGAGAATGAAGATCTCGCCGCGGAACTGGAGCGGAAAGGATACGATGTAGTGCCGTCCGACTGTCTGATGGCCGACCACATGAACAAATGCAGGTGA
- the phoU gene encoding phosphate signaling complex protein PhoU produces the protein MFWKKNGKVESLLYSADRAKILSMVREMGSMASGAFSSAVRSLEERNDALADEVIRSDDAIDDLEASIDQECLSSIAMRQPVREDLRFVFAVLKIITDLERIGDQGVNIAKKAKVLNRYPLLKPLVDIPKMKVIATEMVADSLKAFEENDTALAEGICFRDEELDILYENIFDELLLIIGNKPEGDQATAQCAAGLLWVARHLARIGDHATNVAERVFFMVKGERLKPLLEEKRKALSENKGG, from the coding sequence ATGTTCTGGAAGAAAAACGGGAAGGTTGAATCCCTTCTGTATTCTGCCGATAGGGCGAAAATCCTTTCCATGGTCCGCGAGATGGGGTCCATGGCGAGCGGGGCCTTCTCCAGCGCCGTCCGCTCGCTGGAAGAGCGGAACGACGCCCTGGCGGACGAAGTCATCCGGTCGGACGACGCCATAGATGATCTCGAGGCATCCATCGACCAGGAGTGCCTCAGCTCCATTGCCATGCGTCAGCCCGTCCGGGAGGATCTCAGGTTCGTCTTCGCCGTCCTGAAGATCATCACCGACCTTGAACGCATCGGCGACCAGGGCGTGAACATCGCGAAAAAGGCGAAGGTCCTGAACCGGTATCCTCTTCTGAAGCCCCTGGTGGACATACCGAAGATGAAGGTCATCGCCACCGAGATGGTGGCCGATTCCCTCAAGGCCTTCGAAGAGAACGACACCGCCCTTGCCGAGGGCATCTGCTTCAGGGACGAGGAGCTTGATATCCTCTACGAGAACATTTTCGACGAACTTCTTCTCATCATAGGCAACAAGCCCGAGGGAGACCAGGCCACCGCCCAGTGCGCCGCCGGGCTTCTCTGGGTGGCGCGGCATCTCGCCAGGATAGGCGATCACGCCACCAACGTGGCGGAACGGGTATTCTTCATGGTCAAGGGAGAACGGCTGAAACCCCTTCTCGAGGAGAAGAGAAAAGCCCTCTCCGAAAACAAAGGAGGCTGA
- a CDS encoding fumarylacetoacetate hydrolase family protein — MKRMFVRCVIKGKRETGLVENGIIYRLEGDMFGEYTRGPALGSVDEAEHFLPPVEPSKVAAVGLNYRDHAIEVGLPIPGEPLLFLKPSTTVIAHGDPVVYPGHMSERVDYEAELAVVIGRKCSSVEPGETKDCILGYTCANDVTARDLQSRDGQWTRSKSFDTFCPLGPWIVAGIDPADLEIGMFLNGKQVQHSRTSNFIFPVDILVSHISKVMTLLPGDVIITGTPSGIGPVKRGDVMQVKIEGIGTLENVVE, encoded by the coding sequence ATGAAAAGAATGTTCGTGCGGTGCGTCATAAAGGGAAAAAGGGAAACGGGCCTGGTGGAGAACGGCATTATTTACCGCCTGGAAGGGGATATGTTCGGTGAATATACCCGGGGGCCCGCCCTCGGGTCAGTGGACGAAGCCGAGCATTTCCTTCCCCCCGTGGAGCCGTCCAAGGTCGCCGCGGTGGGACTCAACTACAGGGACCACGCCATTGAGGTGGGGCTTCCCATCCCCGGGGAACCCCTCCTGTTCCTGAAGCCTTCCACCACGGTCATCGCCCACGGAGATCCCGTGGTCTACCCCGGGCACATGTCGGAGCGGGTGGACTACGAGGCCGAGCTCGCCGTCGTCATAGGAAGAAAGTGCTCCTCCGTGGAGCCCGGTGAGACAAAGGACTGCATCCTGGGCTACACCTGCGCCAACGACGTTACGGCCCGGGATCTCCAGTCCAGGGACGGCCAGTGGACCCGGTCCAAGTCCTTCGACACCTTCTGCCCCCTGGGACCGTGGATCGTCGCCGGCATCGACCCCGCCGATCTCGAAATAGGCATGTTCCTCAACGGGAAACAGGTCCAGCACTCCAGGACCAGCAACTTCATCTTTCCCGTGGACATTCTGGTAAGCCACATCTCGAAAGTCATGACCCTTCTGCCGGGCGACGTGATCATCACCGGCACCCCGTCCGGCATTGGCCCGGTGAAAAGGGGAGATGTCATGCAGGTGAAGATCGAAGGGATCGGGACCCTGGAAAACGTGGTGGAGTAG
- the iorA gene encoding indolepyruvate ferredoxin oxidoreductase subunit alpha, with product MTEVSRTVSTKAILLGNEAIARGIVEAGCLVASAYPGTPSSEILPAVAKFADELGSPMAVEWGVNEKVAFEVAAAASFTGARSCAVMKQVGLNVAADPFMSAAHFQLKGGMLLVVADDPGPHSSQTEQDSRYFAMFAKVPCFDPCSAVEAKEMVFDAFDLSERFGIITILRPTVRVDHCRQDVELGELRPLKGQVKFDKEPSRWVCLPASVKVNHPRLNAKVEEIRTAFESEFGKYNYEVPSREKSVLGIVASGVCFSVVSDILKGWGREDVAVLKIGTPHPLPVQMVTDFISRHPKVLFLEETYPVMEMQLPDRTGILGRWNGVVPGAGELLPEVIAGILAKVLGMDHTAGEASPLLREALEELKITPRKPMLCPGCPHRASYFSIRQALPNAVNPSDIGCYTLGVNQKAVDAVMDMGASVTMGSGFWLAHKAAGTERPIVSTIGDSTFFHMGIPGLVSAVYNRHAFVLGILDNSTTAMTGGQANPAVGDKLRKGDEGRKVDIEAVCRGCGVTFVRTIEAYDVASGKEAVKEAWEHAKSRSEPAVIIFRHPCMLLRPQQAVVQVKVDPEKCIGCKFCINFFNCPGLVFDEKRSKAYIDERFCVSCGVCVSVCPHGAIGENSGEGE from the coding sequence ATGACGGAGGTGTCGCGTACAGTGAGCACGAAAGCCATACTTTTGGGAAACGAGGCAATCGCCAGGGGAATTGTTGAAGCGGGGTGTCTTGTGGCGTCCGCCTACCCGGGAACGCCGTCGTCCGAAATACTGCCTGCGGTGGCAAAGTTCGCCGACGAACTGGGCTCTCCCATGGCGGTCGAGTGGGGCGTGAACGAAAAGGTGGCCTTCGAGGTGGCCGCCGCCGCCTCCTTCACCGGTGCCCGCTCCTGTGCAGTCATGAAGCAGGTGGGGTTGAATGTGGCGGCCGATCCCTTCATGAGCGCCGCCCACTTTCAGCTCAAGGGCGGCATGCTTCTCGTCGTGGCCGATGACCCGGGGCCTCACAGCTCCCAGACGGAACAGGACAGCCGGTATTTCGCCATGTTCGCGAAGGTACCCTGTTTCGACCCCTGTTCCGCCGTCGAGGCGAAGGAAATGGTTTTCGACGCCTTTGACCTGTCCGAGCGGTTCGGCATCATTACCATTCTCCGTCCCACCGTGAGGGTGGACCACTGCCGCCAGGACGTGGAACTCGGGGAACTCCGCCCTCTGAAGGGGCAGGTGAAGTTCGACAAGGAGCCTTCCCGGTGGGTCTGCCTTCCCGCCAGCGTGAAGGTGAACCATCCCCGGCTGAACGCCAAGGTCGAGGAGATCCGGACCGCCTTCGAGAGCGAGTTCGGGAAGTACAACTACGAAGTTCCCTCCCGTGAGAAGAGCGTCCTGGGCATCGTGGCTTCCGGTGTGTGCTTCTCCGTGGTCAGCGACATCCTGAAGGGGTGGGGCCGGGAGGACGTGGCGGTGCTCAAGATCGGCACCCCCCACCCGCTTCCGGTGCAGATGGTGACTGATTTCATCTCGCGCCACCCGAAGGTGCTCTTCCTCGAGGAAACCTACCCGGTAATGGAAATGCAGCTTCCCGACAGAACGGGCATCCTCGGCAGGTGGAACGGTGTCGTACCGGGGGCCGGAGAGCTTCTTCCCGAGGTTATCGCGGGCATTCTCGCAAAGGTCCTCGGCATGGACCACACCGCCGGGGAAGCATCGCCCCTTCTCAGGGAAGCCCTGGAAGAGCTGAAGATAACTCCCCGGAAACCCATGCTCTGCCCGGGGTGCCCCCACAGGGCGAGCTACTTCTCCATCAGGCAGGCCCTGCCCAACGCGGTGAACCCCTCGGACATAGGCTGCTACACCCTCGGAGTGAACCAGAAGGCTGTGGATGCCGTGATGGACATGGGCGCTTCGGTGACCATGGGTTCCGGATTCTGGCTTGCCCACAAGGCCGCCGGGACGGAACGCCCCATCGTGAGCACCATCGGGGATTCCACGTTCTTCCACATGGGTATTCCCGGCCTCGTGAGCGCGGTCTACAACAGGCACGCCTTTGTCCTCGGAATACTGGACAACAGTACCACAGCCATGACGGGCGGACAGGCGAACCCGGCGGTGGGCGACAAGCTCAGGAAGGGCGACGAAGGCCGGAAGGTGGATATCGAGGCTGTCTGCAGGGGCTGCGGTGTGACCTTCGTCAGAACCATTGAAGCCTATGACGTCGCCTCCGGGAAAGAAGCCGTGAAGGAAGCATGGGAGCACGCCAAGTCCCGCTCGGAACCGGCGGTGATCATTTTCCGGCATCCCTGCATGCTCCTCCGCCCCCAGCAGGCTGTGGTCCAGGTGAAGGTGGATCCGGAGAAGTGTATCGGCTGCAAGTTCTGCATCAATTTCTTCAACTGCCCCGGCCTCGTCTTCGACGAGAAGAGGAGCAAGGCATACATCGACGAGCGGTTCTGCGTTTCCTGCGGGGTCTGCGTTTCCGTCTGTCCCCACGGGGCCATCGGGGAAAATTCCGGGGAGGGTGAATAG
- a CDS encoding acyl-CoA thioesterase — MSSEYPYTLRVRYGDTDQMGVAYYANYLYWFEVGRTEFCRAHGKSYADWEGEGIFLPVVESHCRYKHPARYEDEITIFTKIAEVKISSVIFECRIERASDGKPLASGWTRHAFVDRNGRLLRGDNPLRRWIEALAG; from the coding sequence ATGTCCTCCGAATACCCGTACACCCTCAGGGTCCGGTACGGCGATACCGACCAGATGGGAGTCGCCTATTACGCCAATTATCTCTACTGGTTCGAGGTGGGCCGGACTGAATTCTGCCGGGCCCACGGAAAGTCCTACGCCGACTGGGAGGGAGAGGGCATTTTCCTTCCCGTGGTGGAATCCCACTGCCGCTATAAGCATCCTGCCCGGTACGAGGACGAGATCACCATCTTCACGAAAATCGCCGAGGTGAAGATATCGTCCGTAATCTTCGAATGCCGCATTGAACGGGCCTCCGACGGCAAACCCCTCGCCTCGGGATGGACCCGCCATGCCTTCGTGGACCGGAACGGAAGGCTTCTTAGAGGAGACAACCCCCTGCGCCGCTGGATCGAGGCGCTTGCGGGATGA